The genomic window AGAAAAAAGCGAATGTTTCCATAAATAGCGGTAATGCAACAAGCTGACCAGCAAACTCCATAAAACGTGGCCACAATAATGCAAGTTGTAAGGCAATGGCAGTTCCCGTAACTACACCTACTGCCACACTAATGACATACCCACGTGTCCAACGCTTCGCCATTAGAATATAGTGTTGGTCCTCTCTTTTTAACCCAATCCAGTGGGCTATCATAATAAACAATGGCACACCTACTCCAACAGTAGCAAAAACAACATGCACAGAGAGCGTTAGCATTGTTAAATAACGACTAAATTCAACAGATTCCAAAATCATACCCTCCCATACTTAAATCGATTAACACTATATACATGATACATAACTTATCTGTATGTGAATAATATCACATAAACAGCGATACTTTGTGAACAAATTGTGTTGAATATGTGCACAAAATGTGACAAATTTATTTTTAAAAAGAAACAGAAACGTCCAGGTAAATTTCTGAACGTTTCTTTATCGTTTCTACTTACATTACATCACAAATGAGCTGGCTCTTTTTTCTCTTTTGATAAAAACCATCCACCCACTGCAATTAGTATAAGAACAACATAGAAGGTAATCTTCCATCCAGGAGATTTCGCAAAACCTTCTGGCAACACAGCTAATTCAGGGTGAGATAAAGTGTAAACAGATAGTTTAACACCTACCCAACCAACAATTAAGAACGCTGCTATTTCTAAGCCTGGTCTTGAATGAAGTAATCTTACAAACATGTTCGCAGCAAAGCGCATAATTATTAACCCAATTAGCCCACCTGCGAAAATAACTAAAAACTTACCACCATCAAGACCACCAATGTTAGGAAGGTTAGTATTTGGAAGTGTCACGGCTAGTGCAACTGCAGCTAAAATAGAATCAACAGCAAATGCTATGTCAGCTAATTCAACCTTAAACACAGTTCCCCAAAAACCTGATTTTTTCTTTTTGTCTTCCTCTACATTTTCTGTTCTTTTTTTAAACACGACTTTTCTTAATATATGATTAAATGCAATAAATAACAAATACAATGCTCCAATTGCTTGTACTTGCCATACATTTACTAGGAAGGAGATGGCAAATAGAGACGCAAATCGAAATACAAATGCACCAGCAAGCCCATAAAATAATGCTTTTTTTCTTTGCTCATCTGGCAGATGTTTAACCATAATAGCTAATACAAGGGCATTATCAGCAGCTAATAAACCTTCTAAGGCAATTAACAACAATAATACCCAACCATATTCTAATAAAATGGAAATTTCCATTAAAATACTTCCTCCTTAATTTGTACAACAATCCGTATTTAGTATTGTTTAACTTTTTGGTATATATGTTGTCGGTTTTATCCAAACCTGTTATTAAAAACAGGCAGGCATCCCTCAAGTGAAACCTTTCAATCACAACTGAACTTATTTGTAGACCATTCCTTACAGCTTATTTAGCCTTTCTGTAAATTTTTCAAACAAAGAAAAAACCTTCTCCGTAAATGGAAAAGGTTTATTAATACAAAAAGACCTTTACCATTTAGTGTAAAGGTCTTGCTAACAACATGAGTTGCCAACAAAGCCGAGAGAATTAACTCTGAAATGACGACATTGTTGTAAAAGCTACTCCCCTTTAGGGATACTAATCAAAATATAGATAAATCATAAAGTCATATTGAAAAGATGTCAATTTTTTTTATTAATTCATCGCAGGCAATATTGAATGAAATTAACATAATTTATAGACGTATATTATTTTCGAGGTAATATTTACCTGATTTTACCATTACGAGGATTAGCAAGTTGTATGACAAACTGAAAGGTGGCTAAATAAAGTCTAGAAATATCTACAAAAAAAGAACACCTACGCATTTGAATAGGATAATTAAAGCAAGTTAATCCTAAAAATGAAGGAGGTGTTACAGCAATGGCACAAGATGTCCTTTGTGAAGTAAGCAGTTGTGTACACAACATTACTAGTCAGAACAAATGTGGGGCAACTCAAATTTATGTTGTTAACCATAAAGATAATAATGCGTCATCCAGCGCAGAAACAGATTGTAAAACGTTTGAACCAGCTGATTTATAAGATTTCCGTAATAGAGACAACCACGAACTTGGTTGTCTCTATTCATATTTATTATTGAAAATAATTATCATTATTATTCAAATCTATATAAAATACTAAGAAAAATAATGCAGAATACTACACAAAAGGTTTCAATCTAGATTATATAATTTGGGTGTTTTCGAAAATTACAAACCAAACATCTTGTATTATTTTGTTTTTCTATGTTTTTCTTTCTAGCTTTAGAGTCAGGAGTGCTCACATGAGTGGAAAGATTACACTCTTAACAATTTGGCACTTCTAACATAATATTTCTGCCCGTAGAACTATGATGTCATCTTGTTTATACTTATTATGTTAGCCATTACATTTTCACATGAATTCCACTCACAATAAAAAATCAAATTGAGTTATTTCGAGAAATCAAACTTTATACCGGTTAAATCTTCTGACACAGTCCAGAGCTTGTTCATACTTTCTCGACTGTCTGCTGATTTATGTGGTCTTTCAACAGTTGGATATCCTTTACGATTTCCTTTTCCGTCGGGACCAATATATTCTCCGCCCTTCAAGCTTTCCTCTGTCGCTGCGTACAATGTAGGTAGCGCCCCCATTGCTGCCGATTGAGAAAATATCGGTAATAATATTTTAGCATACCAAGGAGTTTGTTTATTCTTTCCGATTCGGAACAAATTTGTTGCTGATATTCCAGGATGACAAGCTAAGCTCTTTACACCTAAACCAGCTTCCTTTAATTTTTCATCTAACGCTTTAGCAAAATAAAGGTTTGCTAGCTTACTTTGACCATAGAACTTACCAGCCTTATAACCATTACCTCCATCTAAATTATGAAAGTCAATCTCTGCCCCGCGATGAGCAAGTGAGCTAAGCGTTACTACACGAGCACCCTCTGTTTTCTTTAGCATGGGTAATAACAATCCCGTTAAGGCAAAATGCCCTAAATGATTCGTTCCGAATTGAAGTTCAAATCCATCGGCTGTTTTTCCATAAGGAGGAATCATCACGCCCGCATTATTAATTAATAGATCGAGTCTGTCGAATGATTGTTGAAAGCTTTCAGCAAAAGTTTTCACACTTGCAAGACTTCCTAAATTAAGCTCCATCACAATAACTTTAGTCACCGCTTCATTGCTAGTTTGTGAGATAATCCACTTCTTAGCTTCGTTTCCCTTGCTGCTGTTTCTTACAGCTAATATAACATGGGCTCCATTTTGCACAAGAGCTTTTGCTGTTTCTAAGCCCAGTCCACTATTTGCTCCTGTTACAATAGCAACCTTGTCGTCAACTCTCTTCATTTGTTCCACTGTCCAATTTGACATCTTTTAATCTCCAATCAAGTTAGTTGTTACCCTATTTTTATGACGTTGCTCATAATTCCTCTAATGAGAACTTACTTTCATATTTTTCATTCTTTAATACTCATTTTCTAACCCTTGGAACAAAGACCAAAGGGGCCTGCTGCTTTTTTATACGATTCGTAGCTTGGATACATCTTCGTAAGTTCATTTTCTTCATACACCGATTGATAAACAAAAAAACACTTGCAATACCAGACATTAATCCAAACAATGTCCATTGAGTTCTCATAATAATAACTTCTTTATTAAATTTAAGGATACCATCATTTAGCTTTATTTCATCTACATTCTATAAGGTTTCTCTCACTGTTAGCTAATCTTCTAAAGAAAATAGTTCGTCTACAGTTGTATTAAGAACTCTAGCTAGATTCATGGCGAGTTCTAGCGTAGGATTGTATTTGTTATTTTCAATGGCATTAATAGTTTGTCTACTAACTGATAATAACAATGCTAAATCATTTTGCGTTAATTTTAAATCTTTTCTTCGTTCTCGAATTGTATTTTTCAAGCTACATCATCTTTCTTTTAATAATAAGTCTATTTACCGTTCTCGTTATCATCATTGCTGCAAGTAGTAAAACAGGTAAATATTCTATATTTATATCATAAAAAATGGTGGCTAGCTGAATAATACCTAATCCTGCAACACCCACGATATAAGCTCTGGAAATAGAAAATAGCTCAATTTTTGTTTCCATTTCATCCATTTCAGATGACTTATTCATGTATACTCCCTCCTAAAAATGTAAAATACTTTTTACATTTTCACTTTAATCCAATTAGTGGAAAACGTAAAGACTTTTTTACATTTTAGTGTGTCTAAGTTGTGAAACTTAAGGGTGGTTGGTAATAGACAAAAACATGAGAATGCGTAATCAACTAAATTTGGCACATGATAAGTATGAAGGATTTGAAGAAGGAGGAAGACTTTATAATGAACCCAAAAAGCGAATTACAAAAAGCTCAAGACATCATCCACAAAGCACATTTTCATTTAAAACAAGTTAACTCAAACAGTGATGAAGCAGAAGCATGTCATTTTGCTCAAGAGGAACTTGAAAAAGCACAGCAGGTGATTCAACAAGTTCAACAACTAATTAATGAATAGCTTGATAAAAAAAACTCATTACGACTACAAAAAAGGTACCCTGACTATATCCAAGGTACCTTTATTTTTCAGAGTTGTTAAACCGAAAAATAAGTTTATGTCCATCAAAAGTTTCACCGTTCTCCTCAATGTAAGCTCCCTTAGTATAATTAGAAACAGTCTTCCTCCAGAATTTTTGGCCAACAACATTTTTTTCTAGTGGATTAGTAAACAGCTCCCAAGTCCCCTTATGCTGTGAGAACACTATATTTGCTGCACGCTCAGCAATACCTTGCCCTCTTAATGACTGAATTAAGAAAAATTCATTTACAAAGTAATCTATTCCTTTATTGCAATGTGGTGGAGTTGCTATTAGAATAAATCCCACTGGTATTTCATTTACCAAAATTATGTATGGGAATAAAACACCTGGCTTTTTCCACCAAATATTTTGAATATCATACTGGTCTTTTAATGTTCGGAAATCATTACTCTCCTCATAAATACCATGCATATTAGGAAGTAAACCATAATGTCCGGATAGGTCATAGAGATACAAGGGATACAAGTTTTTTATAATATATGCTTCATTTTTATCAGTTAATTGCACATCAAGTTTCATTATTTTCTCCTTTAACGTTAATATAAGTTAAATAAGCATAAACTGAATGTTAAAAATTCCGGATACACATGTGTTGTCCTCGCTTGTATCTTTTTGCTAATCCACTCATCTCATATAAACTGACATAGTTAGTTATCAATTAACACTTTCAATCCATACTGCACGTAGTTTAAAGTGAATACTACGCTTCTAATATATTAGTCTTTTATTTTACTTCTCTATTAGAATCCTATCGTTTTAATTTGGTTAGTACCCGTCTATATACAATTATTAATAAACACAACAACATACCGTATTCCACAAATAGAGTTGGAAACTCAGGGTAAATAACAGATGTATAAGTCATTGCATTTTGGTAAAGATGCGCTAATATACTAATCCAAGCTGTTTTGAAATATAAGATACTAAAAATAAATGGAATATGTATGAACATTCTTGAAATCGCTGATTCCCAGCCCCATGCAGTTACATGAAGAAATCCAAAGTAACAAGATGTTAATAAAACGACTATATAAAACCACCCATGTTTCAATCGTTTAGAAAACATTCTAGCCAAGGCTGCCACCATGAGTACATTGAAGGACTCTTCTTCAAAAACTAATAAAGGTAAGGTTAATAGGTTAGTAATATATTCTCCAAAGGTCATAGACATTTGATCAATGTTTTGAGGATCATCGGGAACTAGTCCTACACTTTGTATTACTATTACGAACAAAGCACTAATGAATAATACACTGAAGGGATATATCCATAAAATATTGGACCAAGTGTAAGGTATCCCCACTTGTTTAAATGGATTTTGGAAAAACGGCTTTATAAGTGATTTGTTCTTCCAAATGATTGAAATCGTTATAAACAAAAACAATAGTTCTGTTACTACTGTCTTGTTATTAAGAAATTCATTATAAGCATATGTACCAAATGTTACCCAAAAAATTGCAACTACGAACCATACAGGTTTAAAGTCATTTTCTTTAACATATACCGCAATCTTTGTTTCTTTACTATGAATCTTGTTAATAAATTTCTTCATCAATTTTCTCCATTTAACATAATTCTTATATTTCCTTATATCCTTATATTATGTTCATCACTTCACATAATTATCATTACCTAATTTATTTCAGAACCATTTTAGTAACTTATGCCATTCCTGCTGCATCAGTTATGTATGCCTACCCAATATTCACATTATTCGATACTAGGTGTTTTTTTTCCTTCTTTCAATCGGAAGTTTATTATACTAATAAAGAGACATAACCATATGATTAATGTCTCTTTATATCATTACCGCACTCTTTTGGAGAGGGAGATGATATAGGAAAACGTTTTAAACTTCGTGACTTAGGTCTTTGTTATTAAAAAACAAGCCTAATCTCTGCTCTATTTTTATTTTAGATTTGGATATCCTTGTTGTCTTAATGCTTCATATATAAGTACGGCTGCAGTATTTGATAAATTAAGGGAACGGACATTTATTGTCATTGGAATTCTTAAGCATTTATCTTTATACTTTTCAATTATTTCTCGTGGAATACCATTCGTTTCACGCCCAAAAATAAAAAAGTATTCCCTATCAGGATTGCTGTAATTAAAATCTGTATATCTTCCATCGCCGAAATTTTCAATAAAAAAATAATCCCCCATTGGGTTTAGCTCATAAAATTCCTCTATTGAATCATAATAGCGGACATTTACTTTGTCCCAAAAATCAATACCAGCTGCTTTTAACATCTTTTCATCCGTTGAAAAACTAAGCGGCCGAATTAAATGTAAAATTGAGTTCGTTGCAGCACAGGTTAGCGCTATATTAGCTGTGTTCGAAGGGATTTCTGGTTGATATAATACAACATTTATTCCCATTTTATTTTCACCTCTATCAAACTTTATAATACGTTGCACAATATGGCCATTATATACTAATTTATCTATTTTTTAAAAAGGTATAGTAGCTTCTCATGCCCTTGATTTATTACCCTCCAAAGCAACGACAAGCATTGAGTTTATCCCTAATCCTAATATTCCTCTAAGTAAGTTACTTTCCTATTCCTTATTCCTAATACTCTAAAAGGAGAAAATAAAGAAAACTC from Bacillus sp. HMF5848 includes these protein-coding regions:
- a CDS encoding TerC family protein; this encodes MEISILLEYGWVLLLLIALEGLLAADNALVLAIMVKHLPDEQRKKALFYGLAGAFVFRFASLFAISFLVNVWQVQAIGALYLLFIAFNHILRKVVFKKRTENVEEDKKKKSGFWGTVFKVELADIAFAVDSILAAVALAVTLPNTNLPNIGGLDGGKFLVIFAGGLIGLIIMRFAANMFVRLLHSRPGLEIAAFLIVGWVGVKLSVYTLSHPELAVLPEGFAKSPGWKITFYVVLILIAVGGWFLSKEKKEPAHL
- a CDS encoding DUF1540 domain-containing protein yields the protein MAQDVLCEVSSCVHNITSQNKCGATQIYVVNHKDNNASSSAETDCKTFEPADL
- a CDS encoding oxidoreductase, translating into MSNWTVEQMKRVDDKVAIVTGANSGLGLETAKALVQNGAHVILAVRNSSKGNEAKKWIISQTSNEAVTKVIVMELNLGSLASVKTFAESFQQSFDRLDLLINNAGVMIPPYGKTADGFELQFGTNHLGHFALTGLLLPMLKKTEGARVVTLSSLAHRGAEIDFHNLDGGNGYKAGKFYGQSKLANLYFAKALDEKLKEAGLGVKSLACHPGISATNLFRIGKNKQTPWYAKILLPIFSQSAAMGALPTLYAATEESLKGGEYIGPDGKGNRKGYPTVERPHKSADSRESMNKLWTVSEDLTGIKFDFSK
- a CDS encoding helix-turn-helix transcriptional regulator, translated to MKNTIRERRKDLKLTQNDLALLLSVSRQTINAIENNKYNPTLELAMNLARVLNTTVDELFSLED
- a CDS encoding GNAT family N-acetyltransferase: MKLDVQLTDKNEAYIIKNLYPLYLYDLSGHYGLLPNMHGIYEESNDFRTLKDQYDIQNIWWKKPGVLFPYIILVNEIPVGFILIATPPHCNKGIDYFVNEFFLIQSLRGQGIAERAANIVFSQHKGTWELFTNPLEKNVVGQKFWRKTVSNYTKGAYIEENGETFDGHKLIFRFNNSEK
- a CDS encoding tRNA (cytidine(34)-2'-O)-methyltransferase, which translates into the protein MGINVVLYQPEIPSNTANIALTCAATNSILHLIRPLSFSTDEKMLKAAGIDFWDKVNVRYYDSIEEFYELNPMGDYFFIENFGDGRYTDFNYSNPDREYFFIFGRETNGIPREIIEKYKDKCLRIPMTINVRSLNLSNTAAVLIYEALRQQGYPNLK